The Paenibacillus sp. MBLB1832 genome has a window encoding:
- a CDS encoding sugar phosphate isomerase/epimerase family protein, which produces MQHAVKEDITRINDGSQRPPRLEVHQSMWAMMSLGPEGTELPLEEKFERIADAGFTGILARVPEAHDREDWKRLLKQYELSFGTHCFPFQASDLSTHLQQANEFEMLYVNAQAADSFVVDEDAAQLLDALYAVAKTQGTPFFVETHRGKITQDLIRTVAYTKNRPHLRFTLDLSHYVLAGEMTERQEKAEPLIQALLQRTSAIHGRISSGEQIQVDIRQSSAMVERFADWWTQAMRYWLAEAKPGDILPFVCELGPAPYAITGLNGQELTDRWEQALLLKQLAEECWKRAK; this is translated from the coding sequence ATGCAGCATGCCGTCAAAGAGGATATAACGAGAATTAATGATGGCTCGCAGCGCCCGCCGCGACTTGAGGTGCATCAATCGATGTGGGCGATGATGAGTCTCGGACCTGAGGGGACAGAGTTACCCTTGGAAGAGAAGTTCGAGCGTATCGCTGACGCGGGGTTTACCGGCATTCTAGCAAGGGTGCCAGAAGCTCACGACCGAGAGGACTGGAAGAGGCTGCTTAAGCAGTACGAACTCAGTTTTGGTACGCATTGTTTTCCTTTTCAAGCTAGCGACTTATCGACTCATTTACAGCAGGCTAATGAGTTCGAGATGCTGTACGTGAATGCTCAGGCAGCTGATTCATTCGTGGTGGACGAGGACGCTGCCCAACTGTTGGATGCGCTATACGCCGTGGCCAAGACACAGGGTACACCGTTTTTCGTTGAGACGCATCGCGGAAAAATCACGCAAGATTTAATCCGTACCGTGGCTTATACGAAAAATCGGCCTCATCTCAGGTTTACCCTAGACCTTTCCCATTATGTTTTGGCGGGGGAGATGACGGAGCGGCAAGAGAAGGCCGAGCCCTTGATCCAAGCTTTGCTTCAGCGAACGTCGGCCATCCATGGACGGATCTCGTCCGGCGAGCAAATTCAAGTAGACATTCGCCAATCGTCCGCGATGGTTGAACGATTCGCTGACTGGTGGACTCAAGCGATGCGTTATTGGTTGGCGGAAGCGAAGCCTGGCGATATCTTGCCGTTCGTATGTGAGCTCGGCCCAGCACCTTATGCGATTACAGGGCTGAACGGTCAAGAGCTCACCGACCGTTGGGAGCAAGCCCTGCTGTTGAAGCAGTTAGCCGAAGAATGCTGGAAGCGTGCAAAATAA
- a CDS encoding TetR/AcrR family transcriptional regulator, whose product MTTTSRTDPRVIRTRQLIRDAFIELLQEIELEKITVNRIAERATINRVTFYLHYKDIPDMMDKLSEDMITEIQAIISTFPHEYEFKIQIMIRLLEHIASHSDFYKVILASKRIPIFTERLMKLFADAITKRYETHEISPTSINIQKDIAIWYGSSAIIGTIVCWLRNDMPYTPHYLASQLSELLHIPQTDSLSASPK is encoded by the coding sequence ATGACTACCACCTCTCGAACAGATCCACGCGTCATACGCACACGGCAATTGATTCGTGACGCTTTTATTGAACTGCTTCAAGAGATAGAACTGGAGAAAATCACAGTGAATCGCATCGCCGAACGTGCCACCATTAATCGTGTTACCTTTTACCTACACTATAAAGATATTCCCGATATGATGGATAAGCTGTCTGAGGATATGATCACTGAGATTCAAGCCATTATTTCTACGTTTCCACATGAGTACGAGTTTAAGATTCAAATTATGATCCGACTGCTTGAGCATATTGCAAGTCATTCCGACTTTTACAAGGTGATACTAGCTTCCAAACGGATTCCCATCTTTACAGAACGACTGATGAAGCTATTTGCTGACGCAATCACGAAACGTTATGAAACGCATGAGATTTCCCCTACATCTATTAACATTCAAAAGGATATTGCCATTTGGTATGGCTCATCAGCCATCATAGGAACAATTGTCTGCTGGCTGCGCAACGATATGCCGTATACGCCGCACTATCTTGCTTCGCAGCTATCCGAACTGCTTCATATCCCGCAAACAGACTCCCTTTCTGCTTCCCCAAAATGA
- a CDS encoding DHA2 family efflux MFS transporter permease subunit has product MSTNSAIDVSSIKKGPLLFVMILGAFIAILNQTIMGVALPELMKEFSIAASTGQWLTTGYMLVNGVLIPITAFLMQRFTTRELFQASMIIFLIGTIVSAAAPGFEVLLTGRLIQAAGAGILMPLLMNVILTIYPPEKRGAAMGMVGLSIIFAPAVGPAIAGYILEHYSWRTLFYGIIPFAVIVIVVAFAYLKNVSQRTYPKIDAWGVLLSTVGFGFLLYGFSSAGSKGWSSTEVVLSIIVGVVALILFTWRQLVIKSPLLDLRAFKYNMFTLTTLINIAVTMVMYADMMLLPLYLQNARGYTPLESGILMLPGALLMGLMMPVAGKFFDRFGAKWLSIIGMVITIITTLGFVNLTDSTSYTYLVLMSTGRRFGMALFLMPITTAGLNQLPARLNAHGTAISNTIKQVAGGVGTALLVTVMSTRTKTHLVDMMTASKTATATKELIKEASIQGINDSYLVIIGIGIVGLVLSFFIKRVGQAEEPEVEPSLSRKTLKST; this is encoded by the coding sequence ATGAGTACTAATTCAGCAATTGACGTTAGTTCAATTAAGAAAGGCCCTTTGTTATTCGTCATGATCCTCGGGGCATTCATTGCCATCTTGAATCAGACGATAATGGGTGTGGCCTTACCCGAACTTATGAAAGAGTTTAGTATCGCCGCGTCCACAGGCCAATGGTTAACTACGGGTTACATGCTGGTGAACGGTGTTCTTATTCCGATTACAGCGTTCCTAATGCAGCGTTTTACAACGCGTGAACTTTTCCAAGCTTCTATGATTATTTTCCTCATCGGTACGATTGTTTCAGCTGCCGCTCCAGGTTTTGAGGTTTTATTGACGGGTCGCCTTATTCAAGCTGCAGGCGCTGGTATATTAATGCCGCTCCTGATGAATGTTATTCTGACGATCTATCCGCCAGAAAAGCGGGGAGCAGCGATGGGGATGGTTGGTTTATCGATCATTTTCGCTCCTGCCGTGGGTCCTGCTATCGCTGGTTACATCTTGGAGCATTATTCCTGGCGTACACTTTTCTATGGCATCATTCCGTTCGCTGTGATCGTGATCGTAGTGGCTTTTGCCTATCTGAAAAATGTTTCCCAACGTACGTATCCTAAAATTGACGCTTGGGGCGTTCTTCTATCCACGGTCGGGTTTGGATTCCTTCTATATGGCTTTAGCAGCGCTGGAAGCAAGGGTTGGTCCAGTACGGAAGTTGTACTTTCCATTATTGTTGGTGTAGTTGCCTTAATTTTGTTCACATGGCGTCAGTTGGTTATCAAAAGTCCGCTTCTTGATCTCAGAGCCTTCAAGTACAACATGTTTACCCTGACGACGTTAATCAACATCGCGGTAACGATGGTGATGTATGCCGATATGATGCTGCTGCCGTTGTATTTGCAAAATGCTCGCGGCTATACACCTTTAGAGTCAGGAATTCTTATGCTGCCAGGGGCATTGCTCATGGGCTTAATGATGCCAGTAGCTGGTAAGTTCTTCGATCGATTTGGGGCAAAATGGCTATCCATTATCGGTATGGTCATTACGATTATTACTACACTCGGTTTCGTCAATCTGACGGATTCCACGAGCTATACGTACTTGGTACTGATGTCCACTGGACGTCGTTTCGGGATGGCCTTATTCTTAATGCCAATTACAACAGCGGGTCTTAATCAGTTGCCGGCAAGATTGAACGCGCATGGTACGGCGATCTCCAACACCATCAAGCAAGTAGCGGGCGGGGTCGGTACAGCCTTGCTCGTCACGGTCATGTCCACTAGAACGAAGACGCATCTGGTAGACATGATGACGGCTAGCAAAACAGCAACGGCAACGAAGGAACTGATCAAAGAAGCATCGATTCAAGGCATTAATGATTCGTATCTTGTTATCATCGGAATCGGTATCGTTGGTCTCGTGCTTTCCTTCTTCATTAAACGAGTGGGGCAAGCAGAGGAACCCGAGGTTGAACCTAGCTTGAGCCGTAAAACGTTGAAATCCACATAA
- a CDS encoding beta-propeller domain-containing protein — protein MKKKIMAAGLLMTAILLTSAFTPATTNAGQQTGIQLDGQPLDFAQSPKMMDGILMAPVRELAKALKMEVTWNEAERAAIVTREGYELKLPINSDYGYINGEATTMYGATQIVDGAMYVPLRFFMESANLIVRWDSATKSVNITKPTETLPVVGTYDHLVTLLTQQEGYSVSAQNLFVKEAAKQEFSTAASAPNSAGTVATDSKAAAPPDYSSTNVQVQGVDESDVVKTDGSYIYTVNKQRIVVTAAYPADGMKVLSILDFPQDANNQFQPSELYVDDQHLIVIGYAYQNYQSLPQNDASSSSTAKRMIMPLRGEQTTKVKVYDLSDRSNLKLVKEAELEGNYVSSRKIGSSLYFISNKYVNYYYYQQLTNKEEAKAMLAPAYRDSAAGDAFTSIPMDRIYYMPKALEPNYVLIGGINLDDLQQTMHVTSYLGSGQNVYASEANLYVAATNTDYMRIQPMAMTTDVPGIRVGEPNGTSLPMEPPKQETVIYQFGLKDGEAVYKHTGKVPGHLLNQFAMDEHNGYFRLATTTGEVWRTDEGTSKNHIYILDANLQEKGKIENIAPGERIYSTRFMGDRAYMVTFKNTDPLFVMDLKDPAAPKLLGALKIPGYSNYLHPYDETHIIGFGKDTVEVDNTGNGAPNFAYYQGMKMALFDVSDVNHPVEQFKELIGDRGTDSELLHNHRALLFSKENNLLAFPITVMKLDPNQVSKDPKMGAGAYGSFAFQGAYVYHLDLEKGFQLRGGITHITPDELKKAGQYYYAGDKQVQRVLYIGDTLYTVSNSMIKANDLSTLQEKNAVDIP, from the coding sequence ATGAAGAAAAAGATAATGGCCGCTGGTCTCCTGATGACCGCAATCCTGTTAACATCCGCTTTTACCCCGGCGACAACGAACGCTGGCCAGCAAACGGGGATTCAACTTGACGGGCAGCCTCTCGATTTCGCCCAGTCGCCGAAGATGATGGACGGCATACTCATGGCACCTGTTCGTGAGCTTGCCAAAGCGCTAAAGATGGAAGTGACGTGGAATGAAGCGGAACGAGCTGCCATTGTGACACGCGAGGGGTACGAGCTCAAGCTGCCGATCAATTCGGATTACGGGTATATTAACGGGGAAGCCACAACGATGTATGGCGCAACGCAAATCGTTGATGGCGCGATGTATGTCCCGCTGCGCTTCTTCATGGAGAGCGCGAATCTAATCGTTCGCTGGGATTCTGCTACGAAATCCGTGAACATCACGAAGCCGACAGAAACGCTGCCCGTTGTCGGTACCTATGACCACTTGGTTACCTTGCTGACACAGCAAGAAGGCTATTCAGTCAGCGCACAAAATCTGTTTGTCAAAGAAGCGGCTAAACAAGAGTTCTCGACTGCCGCATCAGCGCCAAACAGCGCAGGTACTGTGGCCACTGATTCGAAAGCAGCTGCACCGCCCGATTACTCCAGCACGAACGTGCAAGTGCAAGGCGTCGATGAATCCGACGTCGTGAAGACCGATGGCTCCTACATCTACACAGTCAATAAGCAGCGAATTGTAGTAACGGCGGCGTATCCTGCTGATGGAATGAAAGTGTTAAGTATCCTTGATTTCCCGCAGGATGCCAACAATCAGTTCCAGCCAAGTGAACTCTACGTCGATGATCAACATTTAATTGTGATTGGATACGCATATCAGAACTATCAGTCACTCCCTCAGAATGACGCAAGCAGCAGCTCGACTGCCAAGAGAATGATTATGCCCTTGAGAGGCGAACAAACGACAAAGGTCAAAGTCTATGATCTCTCTGACAGAAGCAATCTGAAGCTGGTCAAGGAAGCGGAGCTTGAAGGAAACTACGTCTCATCCCGGAAGATCGGGTCATCGCTTTATTTTATCTCCAATAAATATGTGAATTATTACTATTATCAGCAACTGACGAATAAAGAAGAAGCCAAAGCGATGTTAGCACCTGCTTATCGGGATTCGGCAGCTGGGGATGCTTTCACCTCGATTCCAATGGATCGTATCTATTATATGCCTAAAGCGCTGGAGCCTAATTATGTGCTCATCGGAGGCATTAATCTGGACGATTTGCAGCAGACGATGCATGTCACTTCCTACCTCGGTTCGGGGCAGAACGTATACGCTTCAGAAGCCAATTTATATGTAGCAGCAACCAATACAGACTACATGCGCATTCAACCGATGGCGATGACAACGGATGTACCAGGCATACGGGTCGGTGAGCCTAACGGAACTAGTCTTCCGATGGAGCCGCCTAAGCAGGAAACGGTCATTTATCAGTTCGGTTTGAAGGACGGGGAGGCTGTTTATAAGCATACAGGCAAGGTACCTGGACATCTGCTGAATCAATTCGCCATGGATGAGCATAACGGCTACTTCCGACTAGCGACAACAACAGGCGAGGTTTGGCGGACTGACGAGGGTACGTCGAAAAATCATATCTACATCTTGGACGCCAACCTTCAGGAAAAAGGCAAGATAGAGAATATCGCGCCAGGCGAGCGCATCTATTCGACTCGCTTCATGGGCGACCGCGCGTATATGGTTACTTTCAAAAACACCGATCCATTATTTGTGATGGATTTAAAAGACCCTGCTGCGCCTAAGCTGCTCGGAGCCTTGAAGATTCCTGGCTACAGCAATTACCTGCATCCGTATGATGAGACTCATATCATCGGCTTCGGCAAAGATACCGTCGAAGTGGATAACACAGGCAATGGCGCTCCTAATTTTGCCTATTACCAAGGCATGAAGATGGCTTTGTTCGATGTATCCGATGTGAATCATCCCGTCGAACAATTCAAAGAGTTAATCGGGGACCGCGGAACGGATTCCGAGCTGCTGCATAACCATCGTGCGCTGCTCTTCTCCAAGGAGAACAATCTGCTGGCTTTCCCTATTACCGTGATGAAGCTTGATCCGAATCAAGTCAGCAAAGATCCGAAAATGGGCGCTGGCGCATATGGCAGTTTCGCTTTCCAGGGCGCATACGTCTACCATCTTGATTTGGAAAAAGGGTTCCAGCTCCGCGGCGGCATTACGCATATAACGCCTGATGAGCTGAAAAAGGCTGGGCAGTATTATTATGCCGGCGACAAACAGGTGCAGCGCGTGCTCTATATCGGAGATACCCTCTACACCGTCTCCAATAGCATGATCAAAGCGAACGACCTTAGCACGCTGCAAGAGAAGAACGCAGTGGACATTCCATAA
- a CDS encoding protein adenylyltransferase SelO, whose translation MTANNVGSQIGWNLENSYAQLPQSMFSRVGHTSPPAPKLIKLNEPLAASLGLNAEGMRTQEGVANLAGKRLPAGADPIAQAYAGHQFGHFNMLGDGRALLLGEQITPSGERFDIQLKGSGRTPYSRRGDGLAALGPMLREYIISEAMYSLGIPTTRSLAVLTTGESIYRETELPGAILTRVAASHIRVGTFQFAANSGKIEDLRALADYTMERHYPEIAAEDDNRYLAFLQAVIGRQAKLIAQWQLVGFIHGVMNTDNMAISGETIDYGPCAFMDTYNPETVFSSIDSRGRYAYRNQPPIASWNLARFAETLLPLLHENEEQAIQLAQDAISRFSDVYHRHWFAGMRGKLGLFTEEEGDVALFGDLLTLMEQHAADYTNTFVALTFHKLEGSTLFGVPEFVQWQERWQARLGRQQQNMDASQELMRGNNPAVIPRNHRVEEALEAAVQEDDYSVMEKLLAALANPFVHSPEQAEYAEVPAQSCEYQTFCGT comes from the coding sequence ATGACAGCGAACAATGTGGGATCACAAATAGGTTGGAATTTGGAAAATAGCTACGCGCAGCTCCCGCAGTCGATGTTCAGCAGGGTGGGGCATACCTCGCCGCCTGCGCCGAAGTTAATCAAGCTGAATGAGCCGCTTGCGGCCTCATTGGGGTTAAATGCTGAAGGCATGCGCACCCAAGAGGGGGTCGCGAATTTGGCTGGCAAGCGGTTGCCAGCAGGGGCAGACCCGATCGCGCAAGCGTATGCGGGGCATCAGTTTGGGCATTTTAACATGCTCGGAGATGGCCGTGCGCTTTTACTTGGAGAGCAGATCACGCCTTCTGGTGAGCGGTTCGACATTCAGTTGAAGGGGTCTGGCAGAACCCCTTACTCCAGACGCGGGGATGGCCTTGCGGCACTCGGGCCGATGCTGCGTGAATACATCATTAGCGAAGCCATGTATAGTCTTGGGATTCCAACGACTCGAAGCTTAGCGGTATTGACAACGGGTGAGTCGATTTACAGGGAAACGGAGTTGCCTGGCGCTATTTTGACCCGAGTCGCGGCTAGTCATATTCGTGTGGGTACATTTCAATTCGCAGCTAATTCCGGGAAAATCGAGGATCTTCGCGCACTTGCGGACTACACGATGGAGCGGCATTATCCAGAAATAGCGGCGGAGGATGATAATCGCTATCTCGCATTCCTGCAGGCCGTTATTGGGCGCCAGGCTAAGTTGATTGCCCAGTGGCAGCTCGTCGGCTTCATCCATGGCGTGATGAATACAGACAACATGGCGATCAGCGGAGAGACGATCGATTATGGCCCATGCGCCTTCATGGATACGTATAATCCCGAAACGGTATTCAGCTCCATTGACAGCCGCGGCCGCTATGCGTACCGGAATCAGCCGCCGATCGCGTCATGGAATCTCGCGCGATTCGCCGAAACGCTGTTGCCGCTGCTGCATGAGAATGAAGAGCAAGCAATCCAATTGGCGCAAGATGCGATTTCTCGCTTCTCCGACGTGTATCACCGCCATTGGTTTGCGGGTATGCGAGGGAAGCTAGGGCTCTTCACGGAAGAGGAGGGCGATGTCGCTCTGTTTGGCGATTTGTTGACGCTCATGGAGCAGCATGCGGCCGATTACACGAATACCTTCGTGGCTTTGACCTTTCACAAGCTGGAAGGATCGACGCTATTCGGCGTACCAGAATTCGTGCAATGGCAGGAACGCTGGCAGGCGAGACTCGGCCGACAGCAGCAAAACATGGACGCCTCACAAGAATTGATGCGGGGCAACAATCCAGCTGTGATTCCACGGAACCACCGTGTGGAAGAAGCTTTGGAAGCCGCGGTGCAAGAGGACGATTACAGCGTCATGGAGAAATTGCTTGCGGCGCTGGCGAATCCGTTCGTGCATTCGCCAGAACAGGCGGAGTACGCGGAAGTTCCCGCGCAATCCTGTGAGTATCAGACGTTTTGCGGGACGTGA
- a CDS encoding sulfonate ABC transporter substrate-binding protein, with product MRKKHVMSIVLTSLLITVLSGCGTASKTTTSAAETKAPVSSAKAEEPKGKSTTLRIGYQKYGTVNFLKANGELEKVLKEKGITIQWTEFPGGPQLLEAMNVGSIDVGHTGEAPPIFAQAAGTPLVYLGHEPASPASEAILIPEKSEIKSVAELKGKKVALNKGSNVHYLLVKQLEKAGLKYEDIQVVFLPPADARAAFEKGSVDAWVIWDPFFSAAETSAKAKILADGKDSVANHEFYLASRSYAESNKETIKTFLDQLAKVDIWSKDHPKELAETLSPQLGIDVPSLLRAANRRAYGIQPIDETLINEQQKIADTFFKLGLIPKEIKVKEAVLPATK from the coding sequence ATGAGAAAAAAACACGTCATGTCCATCGTTCTAACTTCATTGCTAATTACGGTGTTAAGCGGTTGCGGCACAGCTTCCAAAACGACAACGAGCGCGGCTGAAACGAAAGCGCCTGTCTCATCAGCCAAAGCAGAAGAGCCCAAAGGGAAAAGCACCACGCTGCGAATCGGCTATCAGAAATACGGAACCGTCAACTTCCTGAAAGCCAATGGGGAGCTGGAAAAAGTGTTAAAAGAGAAGGGAATCACCATCCAATGGACAGAGTTCCCAGGTGGACCGCAATTGTTGGAGGCGATGAACGTAGGCAGTATTGACGTCGGTCATACTGGTGAAGCGCCTCCGATCTTTGCGCAAGCAGCAGGTACACCACTCGTTTACTTGGGTCATGAGCCTGCAAGCCCTGCCAGTGAAGCGATCCTGATCCCTGAGAAGTCAGAGATTAAATCCGTGGCTGAGCTTAAAGGGAAAAAAGTAGCTTTGAACAAGGGGTCCAATGTGCACTATTTGCTAGTCAAGCAGTTGGAAAAAGCAGGCCTGAAATATGAAGACATTCAAGTTGTTTTCCTCCCTCCAGCAGATGCTAGAGCCGCATTCGAGAAGGGGAGTGTCGATGCTTGGGTGATCTGGGATCCATTCTTCTCCGCAGCAGAGACGTCAGCGAAAGCCAAAATACTGGCAGATGGCAAAGATTCCGTCGCGAATCATGAGTTCTATCTAGCCAGCCGTTCTTACGCTGAATCGAATAAAGAAACGATCAAAACCTTCCTAGACCAACTAGCCAAAGTGGATATATGGTCCAAGGATCATCCGAAAGAACTCGCAGAGACACTTTCTCCGCAACTGGGAATTGATGTGCCGTCGTTACTTCGTGCAGCAAATCGCCGCGCCTATGGCATTCAACCGATCGACGAAACGTTGATTAATGAACAACAGAAAATTGCCGATACCTTTTTCAAACTTGGCCTCATTCCGAAAGAAATTAAAGTGAAAGAAGCCGTACTGCCAGCGACGAAATAG
- the ssuD gene encoding FMNH2-dependent alkanesulfonate monooxygenase, with protein MEVFWFIPTHGDSRYLGTTKGARLVDYGYVKQIAQAADGLGFSGVLLPTGRSCEDAWVVASSLIPVTQRLKFLVAVRPGLMSPTLSARMASTFDRLSNGRLLINVVTGGDAQELEAEGLFLEHDARYGLTDEFLHIWRKELAGEQVDFKGEHLQVKGGKIVYPPVQAPYPPIYFGGSSPAGIEVAADHVDVYLTWGEPPAQVADKIKRVREAAAKRGRTVRFGIRLHVIVRETSEEAWADANRLISHLDDETIATAQRIFAKMDSEGQRRMAELHQGDRTKLEISPNLWAGIGLVRGGAGTALVGDPETVAARMKEYAELGIETFIFSGYPHLEEAYRTAELLFPHLPLPNKGKQANEQANYISPFGELIANTELPKQAKEVRSHDNQPIQVSG; from the coding sequence ATGGAAGTATTCTGGTTTATTCCGACACACGGAGACAGCCGATACCTTGGCACAACGAAAGGAGCGCGCTTGGTTGATTATGGCTATGTGAAGCAAATTGCACAAGCAGCGGATGGGTTGGGATTCAGCGGCGTACTGCTGCCCACAGGCCGATCCTGCGAGGATGCATGGGTTGTTGCCTCTTCCTTGATTCCCGTGACGCAGCGGCTTAAATTCCTTGTCGCTGTGCGACCTGGCTTGATGTCGCCGACGCTTTCGGCCAGAATGGCTTCCACCTTTGATCGTTTATCGAATGGCCGTTTATTGATTAATGTGGTGACTGGCGGCGATGCGCAAGAGCTGGAAGCGGAAGGACTGTTCCTAGAGCATGATGCCCGTTACGGTCTGACCGATGAGTTTTTACACATTTGGCGCAAAGAGCTGGCAGGGGAACAAGTGGATTTCAAAGGGGAGCATCTGCAAGTTAAAGGTGGCAAAATCGTATATCCGCCGGTTCAAGCGCCGTATCCGCCGATTTATTTCGGTGGTTCTTCACCAGCAGGGATCGAGGTAGCAGCTGATCATGTGGATGTGTACTTGACTTGGGGAGAGCCCCCAGCTCAAGTCGCCGACAAAATCAAACGTGTTCGTGAAGCCGCTGCGAAGCGCGGACGAACGGTGAGATTTGGAATACGCCTGCATGTGATAGTGCGTGAAACCTCGGAAGAAGCATGGGCGGATGCGAATCGACTGATTTCTCATCTCGATGATGAAACGATCGCGACCGCGCAGCGCATTTTCGCCAAGATGGACTCCGAAGGGCAACGGCGCATGGCGGAACTGCACCAAGGGGATCGGACGAAGTTGGAAATCAGCCCTAATCTATGGGCAGGCATCGGACTTGTTCGCGGCGGGGCAGGGACGGCGTTAGTCGGTGATCCTGAGACTGTTGCCGCACGGATGAAAGAGTATGCGGAGCTGGGCATCGAAACTTTTATTTTCTCTGGTTACCCGCATTTAGAGGAAGCTTATCGGACTGCAGAGTTACTGTTCCCGCATCTACCACTGCCCAACAAGGGCAAACAAGCGAATGAACAAGCGAACTACATCAGTCCTTTCGGTGAGTTAATCGCGAATACGGAATTGCCTAAGCAAGCGAAGGAGGTTCGGTCACATGACAACCAGCCTATCCAAGTCTCTGGCTAA
- the ssuC gene encoding aliphatic sulfonate ABC transporter permease SsuC, with product MTTSLSKSLAKSLLPWALPIVLIILWQLLGQFGIISTRILSTPLAVLTAGIHLAQKGTLFEYIGSSSKRAFLGFAIGGSIGFALGLLNGLLPFLEKLTDTSVQMLRNIPHLALIPLVILWFGIGEEGKLFLVALGVFFPIYLNTFHGIRSVDPGLIEMGRVYGLRHLHLFRKVIIPGALPSILVGVRFSLGIMWITLIVAETISSSSGIGYMAMNAREFLQMDVVILSIIVYALLGKLSDYIAKLLERAWLQWHPNYLKS from the coding sequence ATGACAACCAGCCTATCCAAGTCTCTGGCTAAATCCTTGCTTCCGTGGGCGCTTCCTATCGTGCTTATCATTCTTTGGCAGCTGTTGGGACAATTCGGCATCATATCGACTAGAATTCTTTCAACGCCTCTCGCTGTTCTGACTGCGGGCATCCATTTGGCGCAAAAAGGTACCTTATTTGAGTATATTGGCTCCAGCTCCAAGCGGGCCTTTCTGGGCTTTGCCATTGGGGGCAGCATCGGCTTTGCCCTAGGCTTATTAAACGGTCTTCTTCCTTTCTTGGAAAAATTAACAGATACATCGGTCCAAATGCTGCGGAATATCCCTCATTTAGCCTTGATACCGCTCGTAATCTTATGGTTTGGTATCGGGGAGGAGGGAAAGCTGTTCCTTGTGGCTCTTGGTGTTTTCTTCCCTATTTATCTAAATACGTTTCATGGCATACGCTCTGTGGATCCAGGCTTGATTGAAATGGGGCGCGTATACGGGCTGCGACACCTCCATTTATTCCGAAAAGTCATTATTCCTGGCGCATTACCTTCCATCCTAGTTGGCGTTCGTTTCTCACTTGGCATCATGTGGATTACGTTAATTGTGGCTGAGACCATTTCATCCAGCTCGGGGATTGGCTATATGGCGATGAATGCGAGGGAATTTCTGCAGATGGATGTGGTGATTCTTAGCATTATCGTCTACGCCCTACTAGGCAAATTATCGGATTATATCGCTAAGCTCTTGGAGCGAGCGTGGCTTCAGTGGCATCCAAATTACTTGAAATCCTAG
- a CDS encoding ATP-binding cassette domain-containing protein — translation MTERKGVRLQVKQAAKYFGQKQVLHEIELNAAPGEFIAIVGRSGCGKSTLLRLIAGLDKTSSGQIEVDGSQVKGTHPDTRVLFQDARLLPWNRVLANVQVGVKDGSRARAEEVLAQVGLADRTNEWPGVLSGGQRQRVALARALAGQPRLLLLDEPLGALDALTRIEMQQLIERIWYQQKFTALLVTHDVSEAVLLADRVILIEEGKIALDVKITLPRPRVRDSGFAYFEQLILDRILIQERDAAVDEITANHKYAYTI, via the coding sequence ATGACAGAGAGAAAAGGAGTTCGGTTACAAGTAAAGCAGGCTGCCAAATATTTCGGTCAAAAGCAAGTGCTGCATGAGATCGAGTTGAATGCTGCGCCAGGCGAATTCATCGCGATCGTTGGGCGAAGCGGCTGCGGCAAAAGCACGCTCCTGCGCTTAATCGCAGGTCTAGATAAAACATCCAGCGGGCAAATCGAAGTGGATGGCTCACAGGTGAAGGGAACACACCCGGACACGCGCGTGTTGTTTCAGGATGCACGGCTTCTGCCGTGGAATCGTGTGTTAGCCAACGTTCAGGTCGGCGTGAAGGACGGCTCCCGCGCAAGGGCGGAAGAAGTTCTTGCCCAGGTGGGGCTTGCCGATCGGACGAATGAATGGCCTGGCGTCCTGTCTGGCGGGCAACGTCAGCGTGTCGCGCTGGCTCGCGCATTGGCGGGTCAGCCCAGGTTGCTATTGCTGGATGAGCCGCTTGGCGCGCTGGATGCATTGACCCGTATCGAAATGCAGCAACTGATCGAGCGCATCTGGTATCAACAGAAGTTCACGGCATTACTCGTGACGCATGATGTCTCCGAAGCGGTTCTGCTGGCGGATCGCGTTATTTTAATAGAAGAGGGCAAGATTGCCCTTGATGTGAAAATAACGCTGCCGCGTCCCCGCGTGCGGGACAGTGGGTTTGCCTATTTTGAACAATTGATTCTGGATCGTATTCTGATTCAAGAGCGCGATGCCGCAGTTGATGAGATTACGGCGAATCATAAGTATGCTTATACGATTTAA